From Salinirubellus salinus, the proteins below share one genomic window:
- a CDS encoding DUF7559 family protein yields MPKTLEVVCRDQECALDMFELHYTYDMPDGTGVEAFSCPYCGSADSLEEIHV; encoded by the coding sequence ATGCCGAAGACCCTGGAAGTCGTCTGTCGAGACCAGGAGTGTGCACTCGACATGTTCGAACTCCACTACACCTACGACATGCCCGACGGGACGGGCGTCGAGGCGTTCAGTTGCCCCTACTGCGGGAGCGCCGACTCGCTGGAGGAGATCCACGTATGA
- a CDS encoding glycosyl transferase family 2, protein MEYVQERVTTLHAFTDPVPDAPVGDAAVVVPMTQREHASLAAERVLTALEDVAPGRVVVALQADADTVGDVDRWLSTFELDVETCWCDGPRLQSLLAEHGLNGAHGKGRDVWLALGLAAESPYVAVHDADAKTYSRAHVPRLLFPLEHGYGFSKGFYARVENRRLYGRLFRLFYTPMVRTLAEAHDADILDYLAAFRYALAGEFAATSDVVRSLRVQRGWGLEVGTLGDAFHAVGADGSAQVDLGIHEHDHRAVGGPEGLETMSEEVGEALFRAVEEGGVSPDYDTLVDRYRETASEFVRKYAADSAFNGLTYDRASEREQVENYAEAVRRPGEDTRLPAWEEAPITPAAVRAAVEADIEEAAAR, encoded by the coding sequence ATGGAGTACGTCCAGGAGCGCGTGACCACGCTCCACGCCTTCACCGACCCCGTGCCCGACGCACCCGTCGGGGACGCGGCCGTCGTCGTCCCGATGACCCAGCGCGAACACGCCAGCCTCGCCGCCGAGCGCGTGCTGACCGCGCTGGAGGACGTCGCCCCCGGCCGGGTCGTGGTGGCGCTGCAGGCCGATGCCGACACGGTTGGAGACGTGGACCGCTGGCTCTCGACGTTCGAGCTGGACGTGGAGACCTGCTGGTGTGACGGCCCCCGGCTGCAGTCGCTGCTGGCGGAGCACGGGCTGAACGGCGCACACGGCAAGGGCCGTGACGTGTGGCTCGCGCTCGGCCTCGCCGCCGAGTCGCCGTACGTCGCGGTCCACGACGCCGACGCCAAGACCTACTCGCGGGCACACGTCCCCCGTCTGCTGTTCCCGCTCGAACACGGCTACGGCTTCTCGAAGGGCTTCTACGCCCGCGTGGAGAACCGCCGGCTCTACGGCCGGCTGTTCCGGCTGTTCTACACCCCGATGGTCCGCACGCTCGCCGAGGCCCACGACGCCGACATCCTCGACTATCTCGCCGCGTTCCGCTACGCGCTGGCCGGCGAGTTCGCCGCCACGAGCGACGTGGTCCGCTCGCTCCGGGTCCAGCGTGGCTGGGGGCTGGAGGTCGGCACCCTCGGCGACGCCTTCCACGCCGTCGGGGCCGACGGCTCCGCGCAGGTCGACCTCGGCATCCACGAACACGACCACCGCGCCGTCGGCGGCCCGGAGGGGCTGGAGACGATGAGCGAGGAGGTGGGCGAGGCGCTGTTCCGCGCCGTCGAGGAGGGTGGCGTCTCGCCGGACTACGACACGCTGGTCGACCGCTACCGCGAGACGGCGAGCGAGTTCGTCCGCAAGTACGCCGCCGACTCGGCGTTCAACGGGCTGACGTACGACCGGGCGAGCGAGCGCGAACAGGTCGAGAACTACGCCGAGGCCGTTCGCCGCCCCGGTGAGGACACCCGCCTCCCGGCGTGGGAGGAGGCCCCGATAACGCCCGCGGCGGTACGGGCGGCCGTCGAGGCGGACATCGAGGAGGCCGCCGCGCGATGA
- a CDS encoding DUF1330 domain-containing protein — MSDSETVYVAAQIQVEDWDTYQREYIPKTFERITAHDGEVLVASEEAEELEGEWDGNWTVLIEFPSEDHAYAFMQDEEYVEVMSARHEASAWSDIAMLPKFDG, encoded by the coding sequence ATGAGCGACAGCGAGACCGTCTACGTCGCCGCACAGATCCAGGTCGAGGACTGGGACACCTACCAGCGCGAGTACATCCCGAAGACGTTCGAGCGCATCACCGCGCACGACGGGGAGGTGCTCGTCGCCAGCGAGGAGGCCGAGGAACTCGAGGGGGAGTGGGACGGCAACTGGACCGTACTCATCGAGTTCCCGAGCGAGGACCACGCCTACGCGTTCATGCAGGACGAGGAGTACGTCGAGGTGATGAGTGCGCGCCACGAGGCGAGCGCGTGGAGCGACATCGCGATGCTGCCCAAGTTCGACGGCTGA
- a CDS encoding HVO_0758 family zinc finger protein codes for MESVRKGLRSKAITKDTYERLECAECKERLKTRNDPDEVGSVRFCPECGREWKQVG; via the coding sequence ATGGAATCAGTCCGCAAGGGTCTCCGCTCGAAGGCCATCACGAAGGACACCTACGAGCGCCTGGAGTGTGCGGAGTGCAAGGAGCGGCTCAAGACCCGGAACGACCCGGACGAGGTCGGGTCGGTTCGGTTCTGCCCGGAGTGTGGCCGCGAGTGGAAACAGGTCGGCTGA
- a CDS encoding DUF7109 family protein — MTESLDLDPDDLAGVVDLFGTLTRDELDRALEELAYKQGAEPPGPAVVELALQRYVLVAYDPEGDVDSPLDDDPDRLLVPGPSAFPSLPEGAADLPHIMDVPTRIADREAVERAAEARFRGDVARAVADEDEQLVRRLLDVSYDLDAWGLEMADLRGRLDAVLD, encoded by the coding sequence ATGACCGAGTCGCTGGACCTCGACCCGGACGACCTCGCGGGCGTCGTCGACCTGTTCGGCACGCTCACGCGCGACGAGCTCGACCGGGCACTGGAGGAACTGGCGTACAAGCAGGGGGCCGAGCCCCCGGGGCCGGCCGTCGTGGAGCTGGCTCTCCAGCGGTACGTCCTCGTCGCCTACGACCCCGAGGGGGACGTGGACTCACCGCTCGACGACGACCCCGACCGACTGCTGGTGCCCGGCCCCTCGGCGTTCCCCTCGCTCCCGGAGGGCGCGGCCGACCTCCCGCACATCATGGACGTGCCGACCCGCATCGCGGACCGGGAAGCCGTCGAGCGGGCCGCCGAGGCCCGTTTCCGCGGCGACGTGGCCCGCGCGGTGGCCGACGAGGACGAACAACTCGTGCGGCGGTTGCTCGACGTCTCCTACGACCTCGACGCGTGGGGGCTGGAGATGGCCGACCTGCGCGGACGGCTCGACGCGGTCCTCGACTGA
- the aspS gene encoding aspartate--tRNA(Asn) ligase produces the protein MEDRTYTADAEPGDTVTVAGWAHEIRDLGGIAFLIVRDTSGKIQVKLEKDEMDEALVETGLGVSRESVITVSGDVKEEPRAPTGVEIVPESIEVVAEAETQLPLDPSGKVDAELPTRLDNRTLDLRRDEAKAIFEIRAEVLRAAREAFRSVHATEINTPKIVATGTEGGTELFPITYFGREAFMNQSPQLFKQLMVGSGLERVFEIGPIFRAEEHNTPRHLNEATSIDFESAFFDHTEAMDVCEHVVRSAYEAVAENCEAQLETLGLADEFEVPEDEFPRLTYEEAIQRINATGELDEQLVWGDDLPTEGERALGDDVGSHYFITDWPSEIKPFYIKDHDDDEQLSTGFDMMHPRMELVSGGQREHRYDLLIEGFEQQGLDPDQFEYYTKMFKYGMPPHAGWGLGGERLVMTMLDLPNIREAVLFPRDRQRLSP, from the coding sequence ATGGAAGACCGCACCTACACCGCGGACGCCGAGCCGGGCGACACCGTCACCGTCGCCGGCTGGGCCCACGAGATCCGCGACCTCGGGGGTATCGCGTTCCTCATCGTCCGGGACACCAGCGGGAAGATACAGGTCAAACTGGAGAAAGACGAGATGGACGAGGCGCTCGTCGAGACGGGTCTCGGCGTCTCGCGCGAGTCCGTCATCACCGTCTCGGGTGACGTGAAGGAGGAGCCCCGCGCCCCGACCGGCGTCGAGATTGTCCCCGAGTCCATCGAGGTCGTCGCCGAGGCCGAGACGCAGCTCCCCCTCGACCCCTCCGGCAAGGTCGACGCCGAACTCCCGACCCGACTCGACAACCGGACCCTCGACCTCCGACGTGACGAGGCCAAGGCCATCTTCGAGATCCGCGCGGAGGTCCTTCGCGCCGCGCGCGAGGCGTTCCGCTCGGTCCACGCCACGGAGATCAACACGCCGAAGATCGTCGCCACGGGCACGGAGGGTGGCACGGAGCTGTTCCCCATCACCTACTTCGGCCGCGAGGCGTTCATGAACCAGTCCCCACAGCTGTTCAAGCAGCTGATGGTCGGCTCCGGGCTGGAGCGCGTCTTCGAGATCGGTCCCATCTTCCGCGCCGAGGAGCACAACACGCCCCGGCACCTGAACGAGGCGACCTCCATCGACTTCGAGTCCGCCTTCTTCGACCACACGGAGGCGATGGACGTCTGCGAGCACGTCGTCCGCTCGGCGTACGAGGCCGTCGCGGAGAACTGCGAGGCCCAGCTGGAGACGCTCGGCCTCGCCGACGAGTTCGAGGTGCCCGAAGACGAGTTCCCGCGCCTGACCTACGAGGAAGCCATCCAGCGCATCAACGCGACGGGCGAACTCGACGAGCAGCTCGTCTGGGGCGACGACCTCCCCACCGAGGGCGAGCGCGCGCTCGGCGACGACGTCGGGAGCCACTACTTCATCACCGACTGGCCCAGCGAGATCAAGCCGTTCTACATCAAGGACCACGACGACGACGAGCAGCTCTCGACCGGGTTCGACATGATGCACCCGCGGATGGAACTCGTCTCCGGCGGCCAGCGTGAGCACCGCTACGACCTGCTCATCGAGGGGTTCGAACAGCAGGGGCTCGACCCCGACCAGTTCGAGTACTACACGAAGATGTTCAAGTACGGGATGCCCCCGCACGCCGGCTGGGGCCTCGGTGGCGAGCGCCTCGTGATGACGATGCTCGACCTGCCGAACATCCGTGAGGCCGTTCTCTTCCCGCGAGACCGCCAGCGCCTGTCGCCGTAG
- a CDS encoding NAD(P)/FAD-dependent oxidoreductase: MRVAVVGAGAVGVTAAHALAERDADVVLFEAGAVASGSSGRAAGVCYDAFADRVDAELADRSLARFRDLSGAGGFTFTDCPYVWLAREGDERHARAIREGVARMRDHDRAVSLLDAAALGERFPTLEADVAVAAVAEDAGYADPDAYTRAVAGLAERAGVDLRTRVPAGVREGPRVETHERSESFDAVLVAAGVHTRRVVESLAPLPVKPYRVQALTTTDGPETPMLYDATEGYYCRPHGDGLLVGDGTEPVEQHPDVWDREADDWFVAACTGYETRAFDASWPVERAWAGLCTATPDGHPLAGALPGVDGVFVATGWQGHGFMRAPATGERLAEQVLGGKGIPPFDPGRFDGDEPFEIVEGMAVEERLSKGE, translated from the coding sequence ATGCGAGTCGCAGTCGTCGGCGCGGGTGCGGTGGGGGTCACCGCCGCACACGCGCTGGCCGAACGGGACGCCGACGTGGTGCTGTTCGAGGCGGGCGCGGTGGCGAGCGGGTCGTCCGGGCGCGCGGCGGGGGTCTGTTACGATGCCTTCGCGGACCGCGTGGACGCCGAACTTGCCGACCGGTCGCTCGCCCGGTTCCGCGACCTGTCGGGCGCCGGCGGGTTCACGTTCACCGACTGCCCGTACGTCTGGCTGGCCCGCGAGGGTGACGAGCGGCACGCCCGCGCCATCCGCGAGGGCGTGGCACGGATGCGCGACCACGACCGGGCCGTCTCGCTCCTCGACGCCGCGGCCCTCGGCGAGCGGTTCCCCACGCTCGAAGCGGACGTCGCGGTCGCGGCCGTCGCCGAGGACGCCGGGTACGCCGACCCGGACGCGTACACGCGGGCGGTGGCGGGACTGGCCGAGCGGGCGGGCGTCGACCTCCGGACCCGTGTTCCCGCCGGCGTGCGCGAGGGGCCCCGCGTCGAGACCCACGAGAGGAGCGAGTCGTTCGACGCGGTCCTCGTCGCCGCGGGCGTGCACACGAGGCGCGTCGTCGAGTCGCTCGCGCCGCTCCCGGTCAAGCCCTACCGGGTGCAGGCGCTCACGACGACCGACGGGCCGGAGACGCCGATGCTGTACGACGCCACCGAGGGCTACTACTGCCGGCCGCACGGCGACGGCCTGCTGGTCGGGGACGGGACCGAGCCGGTGGAGCAGCACCCGGACGTCTGGGACCGTGAGGCCGACGACTGGTTCGTCGCGGCCTGCACGGGCTACGAGACGCGCGCGTTCGACGCGTCGTGGCCCGTCGAGCGGGCGTGGGCCGGCCTCTGCACCGCGACGCCGGACGGCCACCCGCTGGCGGGGGCGCTCCCCGGTGTCGACGGCGTCTTCGTCGCCACGGGCTGGCAGGGGCACGGCTTCATGCGCGCGCCAGCCACGGGCGAGCGGCTGGCCGAGCAGGTGCTCGGTGGGAAGGGGATTCCGCCGTTCGACCCCGGTCGGTTCGACGGGGACGAACCGTTCGAGATCGTCGAGGGGATGGCGGTCGAAGAACGGCTCTCGAAGGGGGAGTAG
- a CDS encoding MFS transporter, which yields MTDTRRRLFLSLCSMVFLVNFARVVFASLLDPIAVDFQVDEAALGAVATAAWFGSALPRVPTGYLLTKVPRHHVVLGSGGLLVGAAVFTSFSPTLPLVTLGAFLLGLSSGVYFIAANPLVSELFPGGVGRALGIHGTAAQLAAVGAPLFVVAVLVLGDWRLTFRLLAVAGVFATVAIYGAARRADLPDAGSEDRDLLGAARAQWRIVLTGVVVVGTVGFLWTGLFNFYVRYLSQVKGIAPGTGNLLLTLLFAAGVPAFFLTGRLADRFPNVPLLLGVVGGFLCCVLLLTLTGGFWPIVALTAVMGYVVHMLFPVADTYLLASLPDHHRASAYTAYSASAMIVQAGGSVVIGRLVAGGLPFDTVFLGLVGVVGAVLAAMVALHLTGRLPAGRVPGEADSSPAGETT from the coding sequence GTGACCGACACCCGCCGTCGCCTGTTCCTCTCGCTGTGTTCGATGGTGTTCCTCGTCAACTTCGCGCGGGTCGTCTTCGCCTCCCTGCTGGACCCCATCGCGGTCGACTTCCAGGTCGACGAGGCCGCCCTCGGCGCCGTCGCCACCGCCGCGTGGTTCGGGTCGGCACTCCCACGGGTCCCCACCGGCTACCTGCTGACGAAGGTGCCCCGCCACCACGTCGTCCTCGGCTCCGGCGGCCTGCTGGTCGGGGCGGCCGTCTTCACCTCGTTCTCGCCCACCCTCCCGCTCGTCACCCTCGGGGCGTTCCTGCTCGGGCTCTCCTCCGGCGTGTACTTCATCGCCGCGAACCCGCTCGTCTCGGAACTGTTCCCCGGGGGCGTGGGTCGGGCGCTGGGCATCCACGGCACCGCCGCGCAACTGGCGGCCGTCGGCGCTCCACTGTTCGTCGTCGCCGTCCTCGTCCTCGGTGACTGGCGGCTCACCTTCCGGTTGCTGGCCGTCGCTGGCGTGTTCGCCACCGTCGCCATCTACGGCGCGGCACGGCGTGCGGACCTCCCCGACGCGGGCAGCGAGGACCGCGACCTGCTCGGCGCCGCGCGCGCCCAGTGGCGCATCGTCCTCACCGGCGTCGTGGTCGTCGGCACAGTCGGCTTCCTCTGGACCGGCCTGTTCAACTTCTACGTCCGCTACCTGAGCCAGGTGAAGGGCATCGCACCGGGGACCGGGAACCTCCTGCTGACGCTCCTGTTCGCCGCCGGGGTCCCCGCGTTCTTCCTCACCGGCCGACTCGCCGACCGGTTCCCGAACGTCCCGCTCCTGCTGGGCGTCGTCGGCGGGTTCCTCTGTTGTGTGCTCCTGCTGACGCTCACCGGGGGGTTCTGGCCCATCGTCGCGCTGACGGCGGTGATGGGCTACGTCGTCCACATGCTGTTCCCCGTCGCCGATACCTACCTGCTGGCGTCGCTCCCGGACCACCACCGGGCCTCGGCGTACACCGCCTACTCCGCCTCGGCGATGATCGTACAGGCCGGCGGGAGCGTCGTCATCGGTAGACTCGTCGCCGGGGGCCTCCCGTTCGACACCGTGTTCCTCGGCCTCGTCGGCGTCGTGGGGGCCGTCCTCGCGGCGATGGTCGCGCTCCACCTCACCGGCCGCCTCCCGGCGGGTCGGGTCCCCGGCGAGGCGGATTCCTCGCCGGCAGGGGAAACCACTTGA
- a CDS encoding alpha/beta fold hydrolase, with protein sequence MTDSNTFSRRDVLRGLGVGGAALFAGVDPVLAAVQRDAPHGDGDHSVAVTDPVEVESFDGTTIVATLYEPDVSDPQPAVLTTHGWGGTRADREPLARFYASHGYVVLAYDSRGFGASGGQVDVDGPNEVGDAQALLTWLAGRENVVTDGEDDPRVAMDGFSYGGGIQLNTAAEDDRIDALIPRWAWHDLAYSNAPNGVLKSGWAGPLFVSGRQNGDLDPQFLQLAGPALQSGQPSEELLAYYRERSPVSKMADITTPTLTISGWHDRLFWVNEALANWSGIRENDVDSRLLLYDGGHDFEGAPSTPVQEEYIQESVLAWLDIHLRDGDGASDLPTVSVYREATDSFESADTFPPEGFETETFALGDTVDAGDAPYFLLGNGTEYANPTLSFDFPVETETEVVGVPRLTLPTWGAGGQANVFAAVQTVDTDGNATVLKDQVAAGSVQNDGPLELDLVAVETTLQAGETLRVTVALRDGELVDVPVPGVGSDLFEESETPEYLYVTADGDATLEVPVRRA encoded by the coding sequence GTGACAGACAGTAACACATTCTCGCGGCGCGACGTACTGAGAGGACTCGGCGTCGGCGGTGCGGCCCTGTTTGCCGGAGTCGACCCGGTGCTCGCGGCCGTCCAGCGGGACGCCCCGCACGGCGACGGCGACCACTCGGTGGCGGTGACCGACCCCGTCGAGGTCGAGTCGTTCGACGGGACGACCATCGTCGCCACGCTGTACGAACCGGACGTCTCGGACCCGCAGCCGGCGGTCCTGACCACGCACGGCTGGGGTGGGACCCGGGCGGACCGCGAACCGCTCGCGCGGTTCTACGCCAGCCACGGCTACGTCGTCCTCGCGTACGACTCGCGTGGCTTCGGCGCCTCGGGCGGGCAGGTGGACGTCGACGGCCCGAACGAGGTGGGCGACGCACAGGCGCTCCTGACGTGGCTCGCGGGGCGCGAGAACGTCGTCACAGACGGCGAGGACGACCCGCGCGTGGCGATGGACGGGTTCTCCTACGGTGGCGGTATCCAGCTCAACACCGCGGCCGAGGACGACCGCATCGACGCCTTGATTCCCCGATGGGCGTGGCACGACCTCGCGTACTCGAACGCGCCCAACGGCGTCCTCAAGAGCGGGTGGGCCGGCCCGCTGTTCGTCTCCGGCCGGCAGAACGGCGACCTCGACCCGCAGTTCCTCCAGCTGGCGGGGCCGGCGCTCCAGTCCGGCCAGCCGAGTGAGGAACTGCTGGCGTACTATCGCGAGCGCTCGCCCGTCTCGAAGATGGCCGACATCACGACGCCGACACTCACCATCTCCGGGTGGCACGACCGGCTGTTCTGGGTCAACGAGGCGCTGGCGAACTGGTCGGGCATCCGTGAGAACGACGTGGACAGCCGCCTGCTGCTGTACGACGGCGGCCACGACTTCGAGGGCGCACCATCGACGCCGGTGCAGGAGGAGTACATCCAGGAGAGCGTGCTCGCGTGGCTCGACATCCACCTCCGGGACGGTGACGGGGCGAGCGACCTCCCGACCGTCAGCGTCTACCGCGAGGCCACGGACTCGTTCGAGTCGGCAGACACCTTCCCGCCCGAGGGGTTCGAGACCGAGACGTTCGCGCTGGGTGACACCGTCGACGCTGGCGACGCCCCCTACTTCCTGCTTGGCAACGGCACCGAGTACGCGAACCCGACGCTCTCGTTCGACTTCCCCGTCGAGACCGAGACGGAGGTGGTGGGCGTCCCGCGGCTCACGCTCCCCACGTGGGGAGCGGGCGGGCAGGCGAACGTCTTCGCCGCCGTCCAGACGGTGGACACCGACGGGAACGCCACCGTGCTGAAGGACCAGGTGGCGGCCGGGAGCGTGCAGAACGACGGCCCGCTGGAACTGGACCTCGTCGCGGTGGAGACCACGCTGCAGGCCGGCGAGACGCTCCGGGTGACCGTCGCGCTGCGCGACGGCGAACTCGTGGACGTGCCGGTGCCGGGCGTCGGGAGCGACCTGTTCGAGGAGAGCGAGACCCCGGAGTACCTGTACGTCACGGCCGACGGGGACGCGACGCTGGAGGTACCGGTCCGGCGCGCCTGA
- a CDS encoding Hsp20/alpha crystallin family protein, translated as MSRLRELGESIGSTVLDGIGRASARVQERKPLPVDLLESEESFLAVFDAPGVEAPDVAVRFEHGVLNVRIDRFREFYDDYEMRLPGRGMSLDGEVALPDGASVDPAGATATVTANGTLRVELPKVEPSETVDTEVGETTTDVEVGGGEATPAEESDDTHETDVDETDETDETDAAAPEDRDEDEE; from the coding sequence ATGAGCCGACTGCGCGAACTCGGCGAGTCCATCGGCAGCACCGTGCTGGACGGCATCGGTCGAGCCTCCGCGCGGGTACAGGAGCGCAAACCGCTCCCGGTCGACCTGCTGGAGTCCGAGGAGTCGTTCCTCGCGGTGTTCGACGCGCCGGGCGTCGAGGCCCCGGACGTGGCGGTCCGGTTCGAGCACGGCGTCCTCAACGTCCGAATCGACCGCTTCCGCGAGTTCTACGACGACTACGAGATGCGCCTGCCCGGCCGCGGGATGAGCCTCGACGGCGAGGTGGCGCTCCCGGACGGCGCGAGCGTCGACCCCGCGGGGGCGACGGCCACCGTCACCGCCAACGGCACCCTCCGGGTCGAACTCCCGAAGGTCGAACCCTCCGAGACGGTCGACACCGAGGTCGGCGAGACCACTACGGACGTCGAGGTCGGTGGCGGCGAGGCGACCCCTGCCGAGGAGAGCGACGACACCCACGAGACCGACGTCGACGAGACCGACGAGACCGACGAGACGGACGCGGCCGCGCCCGAGGACCGGGACGAGGACGAGGAGTAA
- a CDS encoding redox-regulated ATPase YchF, with protein MSYRIGLVGKPSVGKSTLFNAATMNDVPEGAYPFTTIDPSVGEAYVRVECPAPEFDQTCTPETGFCRHGTRYVPVKLVDVAGLIPGAHEGKGLGNQFLSDLNETDVLVHVVDFSGTTDIEGESTEGHDPREDIDFLERELDQWYLGILRKAVEKYEGAYEGAEPEIEEYVATQMDAFGVSPDLAKQVILAQGLDLDPATWEEQDELELARELRVRTKPMVVAANKMDHPAGAANWAEITEDPEYDHLTFTPVSAHAEKALKQADEGGVVDYDPGADSFEIVGDLSAEQEKGLGAIETFVSEFGGTGVQTALETALFDVLGVVPVFPGSAKGVVTDEGKVLRDCFLLPPDATVEDFAYFLHTDIGDGLLHGIDCRTKRQVGASHELEERDVVELITTA; from the coding sequence ATGAGTTATCGCATCGGTCTGGTGGGCAAGCCCTCCGTGGGCAAGTCCACGCTGTTCAACGCGGCGACGATGAACGACGTCCCCGAGGGGGCCTATCCCTTCACCACCATCGACCCCTCGGTGGGCGAGGCGTACGTCCGCGTGGAGTGTCCAGCCCCGGAGTTCGACCAGACCTGCACGCCCGAGACGGGCTTCTGTCGCCACGGGACGCGCTACGTCCCCGTCAAGCTCGTCGACGTGGCTGGCCTCATCCCCGGCGCCCACGAGGGGAAGGGCCTCGGGAACCAGTTCCTCTCGGACCTGAACGAGACGGACGTGCTGGTCCACGTCGTCGACTTCTCCGGGACGACGGACATCGAGGGGGAGTCGACGGAGGGCCACGACCCACGCGAGGACATCGACTTCCTCGAACGCGAACTCGACCAGTGGTACCTCGGCATCCTCCGGAAGGCCGTCGAGAAGTACGAGGGGGCCTACGAGGGCGCCGAACCCGAGATCGAGGAGTACGTCGCCACGCAGATGGACGCGTTCGGCGTCTCGCCGGACCTCGCCAAGCAGGTGATACTCGCGCAGGGGCTCGACCTCGACCCGGCGACGTGGGAGGAGCAGGACGAGCTCGAACTCGCCCGCGAACTCCGCGTGCGGACCAAGCCGATGGTCGTGGCGGCGAACAAGATGGACCACCCCGCCGGCGCCGCGAACTGGGCCGAGATAACCGAGGACCCCGAGTACGACCACCTCACGTTCACGCCGGTGAGTGCGCACGCGGAGAAGGCGCTCAAGCAGGCAGACGAGGGAGGCGTCGTCGACTACGACCCCGGCGCGGACTCGTTCGAGATCGTGGGCGACCTCTCGGCCGAACAGGAGAAAGGGCTGGGCGCCATCGAGACGTTCGTCTCGGAGTTCGGCGGCACGGGCGTCCAGACGGCGCTCGAGACGGCGCTGTTCGACGTGCTCGGTGTGGTCCCCGTCTTCCCCGGCAGCGCGAAGGGCGTCGTCACGGACGAGGGGAAGGTGCTCCGTGACTGCTTCCTCCTGCCACCCGACGCGACGGTCGAGGACTTCGCGTACTTCCTCCACACAGACATCGGCGACGGCCTGCTCCACGGCATCGACTGCCGGACCAAGCGGCAGGTCGGCGCCAGTCACGAACTGGAGGAGCGGGACGTGGTCGAACTGATTACGACGGCCTGA
- a CDS encoding aldo/keto reductase, translated as MATREATWDYRDRFGDRFARTYFRGFAGNAVSSIGVGTYLGDATDAADDRYREAVVEALESGVNVLDTARNYRHGRSERVVGEAIRESEVDREAVLLCSKGGFVAFDGERPADPADYVRERYVDPGLAEHDDIVTGNCIAPAFVSAQLDESLATLGVDTLDLYYVHNPETQLERFDRETVYDRLEDTFTVLEKRAAAGALRHYGVASWEAFRVPEDHPKYLSLPEVVRRARAAARRADNAATHLRAVQLPFNVGMADAFTVESHVGADGPQSALWFAQDAGLNVFTSASILQGRLASEMPPDVADRLQGDTLAQKAINFARSGPGITSSLVGMGRPEHVREDVAAGTFEPLGASAFDEVFE; from the coding sequence ATGGCGACGAGGGAGGCGACCTGGGACTACCGCGACCGCTTCGGCGACCGCTTCGCCCGCACCTACTTCCGGGGGTTCGCCGGGAACGCGGTGTCGAGCATCGGCGTCGGCACCTACCTCGGCGACGCCACCGACGCGGCCGACGACCGATACCGCGAGGCCGTCGTCGAGGCGCTGGAGTCGGGCGTCAACGTCCTCGACACGGCTCGGAACTACCGCCACGGCCGCTCCGAGCGGGTCGTGGGCGAGGCCATCCGCGAGAGCGAGGTCGACCGCGAGGCCGTCCTGCTCTGCTCGAAGGGGGGGTTCGTCGCGTTCGACGGCGAGCGGCCGGCCGACCCGGCGGACTACGTCCGCGAGCGCTACGTCGACCCCGGTCTCGCCGAGCACGACGACATCGTCACGGGCAACTGCATCGCGCCCGCGTTCGTCTCGGCACAACTCGACGAGTCGCTGGCGACGCTCGGCGTCGACACCCTCGACCTCTACTACGTCCACAACCCGGAGACACAACTGGAGCGGTTCGACCGCGAGACGGTCTACGACCGGCTGGAGGACACGTTCACGGTGCTGGAGAAGCGGGCGGCCGCGGGTGCCCTCCGACACTACGGCGTGGCCTCGTGGGAGGCGTTCCGGGTGCCCGAGGACCACCCGAAGTACCTCTCGCTGCCCGAGGTGGTCCGGCGGGCACGGGCGGCCGCGAGGCGCGCCGACAACGCCGCGACCCACCTCCGGGCCGTCCAGCTCCCGTTCAACGTCGGGATGGCCGACGCGTTCACCGTCGAGTCACACGTCGGCGCTGACGGCCCCCAGTCGGCGCTCTGGTTCGCGCAGGACGCCGGCCTCAACGTGTTCACCTCCGCGTCCATCCTCCAGGGCCGACTGGCGAGCGAGATGCCGCCGGACGTGGCCGACCGGCTACAGGGGGACACGCTCGCGCAGAAGGCCATCAACTTCGCCCGCTCGGGACCGGGCATCACCTCGTCGCTCGTGGGGATGGGCCGGCCGGAACACGTCCGGGAGGACGTGGCCGCGGGAACGTTCGAGCCGCTCGGGGCGAGCGCGTTCGACGAGGTGTTCGAGTAG